A window of Juglans regia cultivar Chandler chromosome 7, Walnut 2.0, whole genome shotgun sequence contains these coding sequences:
- the LOC108979203 gene encoding receptor-like protein 1 isoform X1, with amino-acid sequence MTSLVVLDISNNQFNGIASSSYVEANQTSLKYIDFSYNQFVGIVSFNLFANYSKLEVLRFNGQNNKMEIETEGSMGWYPLFQLKIIELSNCRLNKQTSSFPKFLHAQNELDTVTLSHNKLKGSFPNWLVENNTRLHLLDLRNNSFVGQLYLSTLIHTNMIWMDVSSNHLEGKLQENIGKIFPNLVYLNLSNNNLEGNLPSSIGGMLYLEVLDVSSNNFSGGVPRELNTGCLSLSILNLAHNSFNGAIFIGTNQEVLQMNDNQFTSITPVHNSTIHLSYLDISNNRISDTIPRWLGNTSYLRTLVMADNSFYGPIPCELSMTGTLDLSHNLFTGSLPFCLNLPKLEHLYLQGNKFTGSIPKVLFNSTSLLTLDIGDNNFTGSISVEIKQLQSLKVLLLSSNHFTGIIPNQLCLLRMISIMDLSKNTFSGTIPQCLHDIYFGKTAAPSVDYFSGKVDHIGWGIEPTYTYKGFSDWDSNSYRYLKYVDVEVEIEFVTKYRHSSYKGSILGYMSGLDLSCNKLTGGIPLELGQISSLHALNLSYNQLTGTIPESFSKLTPLESLDLSHNSLSGEIPSTLIDLTFLEVFSVANNNLSGKVPDMKAQFATFEKSSYEGNLFLCGPPLDKSCGKVDVSYPTQPQSSNASDKKWYEVDPVVFHTSFLVTYIIFFFSVISLVYINPYWLQRCYNLIEDLIFDGYYFVIWKLKKFLCM; translated from the coding sequence ATGACATCTCTTGTGGTGTTAGATATTTCCAATAACCAATTTAATGGAATTGCTTCATCATCATATGTAGAAGCCAACCAGACAAGTCTCAAGTACATTGATTTTAGTTATAACCAGTTTGTGGGCATAGTCTCATTCAACTTATTTGCCAATTACTCTAAGCTTGAGGTTCTTAGATTCAATGGCCAAAACAACAAAATGGAAATAGAAACTGAAGGTTCTATGGGGTGGTACCCTTTGTTTCAGCTGAAGATCATTGAATTGTCTAACTGTAGGCTGAACAAGCAGACCAGCAgttttccaaaatttcttcaTGCCCAGAATGAACTAGATACAGTTACTCTTTCTCATAATAAGTTGAAAGGAAGCTTTCCGAATTGGTTGGTTGAAAACAATACAAGATTACACTTGCTAGATCTTCGAAATAACTCTTTTGTTGGTCAGTTATATTTATCAACATTGATCCACACGAATATGATCTGGATGGATGTCTCAAGCAATCACTTGGAAGGaaaacttcaagaaaatatTGGCaagatttttccaaatttaGTATATCTAAATCTTTCCAATAATAATCTTGAAGGTAATCTTCCTTCCTCAATTGGTGGGATGCTTTATTTGGAGGTATTAGATGTTTCTTCCAATAATTTCTCAGGTGGAGTCCCAAGAGAATTAAATACAGGTTGCTTGTCATTGAGTATTTTGAACCTTGCTCACAACAGCTTCAACGGTGCAATTTTCATTGGGACAAACCAGGAAGTTCTGCAGATGAATGATAACCAATTCACAAGTATCACACCAGTACATAATTCAACAATTCACCTATCATATTTAGATATCAGCAACAACAGAATTTCAGATACTATCCCCCGATGGCTTGGGAACACGTCATACTTGAGAACTCTTGTTATGGCTGACAATAGTTTTTATGGTCCGATCCCATGTGAACTAAGTATGACAGGTACGTTAGACCTTTCTCATAACTTATTTACAGGATCGTTACCTTTTTGCTTGAATCTACCAAAGCTTGAGCACCTATATTTGCAAGGGAACAAATTCACAGGATCAATACCAAAAGTTCTTTTCAATTCCACATCTCTTTTAACATTGGATATTGGAGATAACAACTTTACAGGCAGCATCTCTGTTGAAATCAAACAACTTCAAAGCTTAAAAGTACTTTTGTTGAGTAGCAATCATTTCACTGGTATAATTCCGAATCAGTTGTGCTTGTTAAGAATGATAAGCATAATGGATCTTTCCAAGAATACTTTTTCTGGGACCATACCACAATGCCTCCATGACATATATTTTGGGAAGACAGCGGCACCTAGTGTTGACTATTTTAGTGGAAAAGTTGATCATATTGGTTGGGGTATAGAACCAACTTACACCTATAAAGGTTTCTCAGATTGGGATAGTAACTCTTATCGATATCTTAAATATGTTGATGTAGAAGTGGAGATCGAGTTTGTAACAAAATATAGGCATAGTTCTTATAAGGGTTCTATCCTTGGTTACATGTCTGGATTGGACTTGTCATGCAACAAACTAACAGGTGGCATCCCATTAGAATTGGGACAAATATCTTCATTGCATGCACTGAACTTATCTTATAATCAGTTGACTGGTACAATTCCTGAATCATTTTCAAAGTTGACTCCCTTGGAAAGTCTAGATCTCTCTCATAATAGTTTGAGTGGAGAAATTCCTTCAACACTGATTGATCTAACCTTTCTTGAGGTATTCAGTGTGGCCAACAACAACTTATCAGGTAAAGTTCCAGATATGAAAGCACAATTTGCAACATTTGAGAAAAGCAGTTATGAAGGAAACCTATTTCTTTGCGGACCACCACTAGATAAAAGTTGCGGCAAAGTAGATGTGTCATATCCAACACAACCACAGTCTTCAAATGCAAGTGacaaaaaatggtatgaagtaGATCCTGTGGTCTTCCATACAAGCTTCTTAGTAACttacatcattttcttttttagtgtCATCAGTCTTGTTTATATTAATCCTTATTGGTTGCAAAGGTGCTACAACTTGATTGAAGATCTCATATTTGAtggttattattttgttatttggaAGCTTAAAAAATTTCTATGTATGTAG
- the LOC108979203 gene encoding receptor-like protein 13 isoform X2, with the protein MNMGVFQYYFSMKALLWVLVIFVQTREYMGCLEEERVGLLHLKSFLIISIQPHTYSDYFLPSWIDHEKSDCCGWERVKCNSTTGHVIELSLDNLMQNYYDLYFYYGRENYEEHSWLLNVSLLESFKELRSLDLSFNAIDGCIPDEGFEKLSTLKNLEILNLGYNFFGHDNSHIVQSLGAITSLKTLNLTKNKLEGYFPAQELVTLRNLNTLDISSNSYKGTLPNQGFERLAVLRNLETLILDANGFGYSIIPSLSNLTSLMTLNLSRNYDLGVDERVVEGFKRLAVLRNLKTLNLEWNHFEDSIIPSLSGLTSLTTLSLAGNKIRGGEGSKMLSRLENLEKLDLSVNFLNDTSFLQSIAVIKSLKNLNLAWNELGRSFGTKGWKILSILENLEILDLSHNYLNDASFLQSIAAIKSLKNLNLAWNDLGGSFGTKGWKMLSSLENLEILDLSKNFLNNTSFLQSIATVKSLKTLNLQYNELTGSFPTKELANLSNLEVLILGVNHFGG; encoded by the exons ATGAATATGGGTGTCTTccaatattatttctcaatgaaGGCTTTGCTTtgggttttagtgatttttgtTCAAACTCGTGAGTacatgggttgcttggaggaagagagagttggTCTGCTTCACTTGAAGTCATTTCTTATTATATCCATTCAGCCTCACACTTATTCAGattattttcttccttcatgGATCGACCATGAGAAGAGTGATTGTTGTGGTTGGGAGCGGGTCAAGTGCAACTCCACCACAGGCCATGTGATAGAACTGTCCCTCGACAATTTAATGCAAAATTATTATGATCTTTATTTCTATTACGGAAGGGAGAATTATGAGGAACATTCATGGTTGTTAAATGTGTCTCTATTAGAGTCTTTCAAGGAGTTAAGAAGTCTTGATCTATCCTTTAATGCAATCGATGGTTGCATACCAGATGAAG GATTTGAAAAGCTTTCAACCCTAAAGAATCTGGAAATTTTAAACCTTGGTTACAACTTTTTTGGTCATGACAATAGCCATATTGTACAATCTCTGGGTGCTATCACTTCGCTCAAGACTTTAAATCTTACTAAGAATAAGTTGGAGGGATACTTTCCAGCACAAG AATTAGTTACGTTGAGAAATTTGAACACCCTGGATATAAGCTCCAATAGCTACAAGGGTACCCTCCCAAATCAAG GTTTCGAAAGGCTAGCGGTACTGAGAAACTTGGAGACATTGATCCTAGATGCTAATGGCTTTGGCTACAGCATCATACCATCACTAAGTAACCTTACATCACTTATGACATTAAATCTTTCAAGGAATTATGATTTGGGAGTTGATGAACGAGTAGTTGAAG GTTTCAAAAGGCTCGCCGTATTGAGAAATCTGAAGACATTGAATCTAGAATGGAATCACTTTGAAGACAGCATCATACCATCTCTAAGTGGGCTTACATCTCTTACGACATTGAGTCTTGCGGGGAATAAAATACGAGGTGGTGAAG GTTCGAAAATGTTGTCAAGATTGGAGAACTTAGAGAAATTAGATCTTAGTGTCAATTTCCTCAACGACACTAGTTTTCTTCAATCAATTGCTGTAATCAAATCCCTTAAGAATCTGAATCTTGCTTGGAATGAGTTGGGCCGATCCTTTGGAACCAAAG GTTGGAAAATATTGTCAATATTGGAGAACTTGGAGATATTAGATCTTTCTCACAATTACCTCAACGACGCTAGTTTTCTTCAATCAATTGCTGCAATCAAATCCCTTAAGAATCTGAATCTTGCTTGGAATGACTTGGGCGGATCCTTTGGAACCAAAG GTTGGAAAATGTTGTCAAGCTTGGAGAACTTAGAGATATTAGATCTTAGTAAGAATTTCCTCAACAACACTAGTTTTCTTCAATCAATTGCTACAGTCAAATCTCTTAAGACTCTCAATCTTCAATACAATGAGTTGACGGGATCCTTTCCAACCAAAG AGCTAGCAAATTTAAGCAACTTGGAGGTTCTTATCTTGGGAGTTAATCATTTTGGTGGATGA
- the LOC108979195 gene encoding uncharacterized protein LOC108979195 has translation MARFWWKQGKKESGIHWKSWEKLGVSKTASGLGFGDMENFNKAMLAKQGWRLMRRENSLVAKFFKEKYFKNSKYTDAKLGVMPSYIWRSLLSVQEVVKNGERWRVGDGKDIRIWGKKWLPMPTSFSVRSPVNLLSPDAKVSELIDEENMEWETELIRDIFSKEEAYKQIWGPTKDGKYSIRSAYHAENQMCKDRKGQGSSTEVENERWKNALVSLDEFQEAQRESRSDGRKMGLAQQRRSWQKPEQPSVKVNFDTTLDLKEKRIGAEVVIRDCRGDVLISLCAQLLYVTSHFLAECKAFGRAIELCKELGFYTV, from the exons ATGGCAAGATTCTGGTGGAAGCAAGGTAAAAAGGAATCGGGTATTCACTGGAAGAGTTGGGAGAAGCTGGGGGTGTCAAAAACAGCGAGTGGCCTTGGTTTCGGGGATATGGAAAATTTTAACAAAGCTATGTTGGCAAAACAGGGGTGGAGGCTTATGAGAAGAGAGAATTCTCTTGTagcaaaattttttaaagagaagtaTTTCAAGAATTCCAAGTATACTGATGCAAAATTGGGTGTGATGCCTTCCTATATATGGAGAAGCTTGCTGTCAGTGCAAGAGGTAGTGAAGAATGGGGAGAGATGGAGGGTTGGGGATGGGAAGGATATAAGGATTTGGGGTAAAAAATGGCTGCCTATGCCAACCTCTTTTTCCGTCCGATCTCCTGTAAATCTACTTAGCCCTGATGCAAAGGTTAGTGAACTGattgatgaagaaaatatggAGTGGGAAACTGAGTTGATCAGGGATATTTTTAGCAAAGAAGAAGCATATAAACAGATTTGGGGACCTACTAAGGATGGCAAGTACTCAATTAGGAGTGCTTACCATGCTGAGAACCAAATGTGCAAAGATAGGAAAGGGCAAGGTTCTAGTACTGAAGTGGAAAATGAGAGATGGAAGAAT GCTCTAGTTAGCTTAGATGAATTCCAAGAAGCACAAAGAGAAAGCAGATCAGATGGGAGGAAGATGGGACTGGCTCAGCAAAGAAGATCATGGCAGAAACCTGAGCAACCGAGTGTTAAAGTGAATTTTGATACGACATTGgatctaaaagaaaaaagaataggaGCAGAGGTGGTGATAAGGGACTGCAGGGGGGATGTGCTTATATCCTTATGTGCTCAACTTCTATATGTTACTTCTCATTTCTTAGCAGAATGTAAAGCTTTCGGAAGGGCTATAGAACTTTGTAAGGAGTTGGGTTTCTACACTGTCTAg
- the LOC108979203 gene encoding receptor like protein 21-like isoform X3 yields the protein MNMGVFQYYFSMKALLWVLVIFVQTREYMGCLEEERVGLLHLKSFLIISIQPHTYSDYFLPSWIDHEKSDCCGWERVKCNSTTGHVIELSLDNLMQNYYDLYFYYGRENYEEHSWLLNVSLLESFKELRSLDLSFNAIDGCIPDEGFEKLSTLKNLEILNLGYNFFGHDNSHIVQSLGAITSLKTLNLTKNKLEGYFPAQELVTLRNLNTLDISSNSYKGTLPNQGFERLAVLRNLETLILDANGFGYSIIPSLSNLTSLMTLNLSRNYDLGVDERVVEGFKRLAVLRNLKTLNLEWNHFEDSIIPSLSGLTSLTTLSLAGNKIRGGEGSKMLSRLENLEKLDLSVNFLNDTSFLQSIAVIKSLKNLNLAWNDLGGSFGTKGWKMLSSLENLEILDLSKNFLNNTSFLQSIATVKSLKTLNLQYNELTGSFPTKELANLSNLEVLILGVNHFGG from the exons ATGAATATGGGTGTCTTccaatattatttctcaatgaaGGCTTTGCTTtgggttttagtgatttttgtTCAAACTCGTGAGTacatgggttgcttggaggaagagagagttggTCTGCTTCACTTGAAGTCATTTCTTATTATATCCATTCAGCCTCACACTTATTCAGattattttcttccttcatgGATCGACCATGAGAAGAGTGATTGTTGTGGTTGGGAGCGGGTCAAGTGCAACTCCACCACAGGCCATGTGATAGAACTGTCCCTCGACAATTTAATGCAAAATTATTATGATCTTTATTTCTATTACGGAAGGGAGAATTATGAGGAACATTCATGGTTGTTAAATGTGTCTCTATTAGAGTCTTTCAAGGAGTTAAGAAGTCTTGATCTATCCTTTAATGCAATCGATGGTTGCATACCAGATGAAG GATTTGAAAAGCTTTCAACCCTAAAGAATCTGGAAATTTTAAACCTTGGTTACAACTTTTTTGGTCATGACAATAGCCATATTGTACAATCTCTGGGTGCTATCACTTCGCTCAAGACTTTAAATCTTACTAAGAATAAGTTGGAGGGATACTTTCCAGCACAAG AATTAGTTACGTTGAGAAATTTGAACACCCTGGATATAAGCTCCAATAGCTACAAGGGTACCCTCCCAAATCAAG GTTTCGAAAGGCTAGCGGTACTGAGAAACTTGGAGACATTGATCCTAGATGCTAATGGCTTTGGCTACAGCATCATACCATCACTAAGTAACCTTACATCACTTATGACATTAAATCTTTCAAGGAATTATGATTTGGGAGTTGATGAACGAGTAGTTGAAG GTTTCAAAAGGCTCGCCGTATTGAGAAATCTGAAGACATTGAATCTAGAATGGAATCACTTTGAAGACAGCATCATACCATCTCTAAGTGGGCTTACATCTCTTACGACATTGAGTCTTGCGGGGAATAAAATACGAGGTGGTGAAG GTTCGAAAATGTTGTCAAGATTGGAGAACTTAGAGAAATTAGATCTTAGTGTCAATTTCCTCAACGACACTAGTTTTCTTCAATCAATTGCTGTAATCAA ATCCCTTAAGAATCTGAATCTTGCTTGGAATGACTTGGGCGGATCCTTTGGAACCAAAG GTTGGAAAATGTTGTCAAGCTTGGAGAACTTAGAGATATTAGATCTTAGTAAGAATTTCCTCAACAACACTAGTTTTCTTCAATCAATTGCTACAGTCAAATCTCTTAAGACTCTCAATCTTCAATACAATGAGTTGACGGGATCCTTTCCAACCAAAG AGCTAGCAAATTTAAGCAACTTGGAGGTTCTTATCTTGGGAGTTAATCATTTTGGTGGATGA